A genomic segment from Necator americanus strain Aroian chromosome III, whole genome shotgun sequence encodes:
- a CDS encoding hypothetical protein (NECATOR_CHRIII.G10749.T3): MSSCALSLAPDSNRTVETANVDVGTGIPAADTWASPSRIDFWISSVHHSYASPSLTTQMMPSPILQSGILSPVSTQSPLSHQMLSPQQKPQAPSVGPAVQPQQLQDVRRQGIILGQEQIRGQFSHIVTTVSSNKRTNEMGRQIQSVPNSPASLAISTPPQSVQVRHSSLDAQLSPGSSSAGNPSPSYSNHSSPSVIQIHNGHGPTGSYVQSSSMHSHTGPSLTRYSSLPNQEQMQHHVAIGSVSSSTKQIFQHEVQSRPVHQVSIPATSVPQRSLTAQTPQAPSLLQQQLSVRPARSNATVTSGQPNVVIHQQPLPQIPSSQQNGQQSKPKPIPSQESLSRQLQSTSNQQHVVMGLLHGAQLQQQQSEGVAGTYAGATVSNPHVRQILANRTSQTMAGPSSSAGQQGSMQSHTLSPPRMSPSALQQQVVVPHGILPSQANLPLRSVLAAQQQQLTQQQLLQQQRQQQQQVSVQQASSQQPLRLSGRVVGTASGALATLYDMDKSATSLTNKDAYRILKRRFKYLVYENECYQEELRNLQRKLLKLSRDKNFLLDRLGQFEKFSDSSDEDSDASHKTCDEKPKPKKRIRPAQRKRAADDGPEGSNAAKRCTEENIASSPSPSESPVMDPRSSVCGSTAGSQSSSHSYRQVMNPATSSYEKMPGLGSVPPSGPSFTVSQSQGMLQMGSSGVQSQQPQQILRSTLARVVPSTVLAQQSHSTQPYTSSSRHAVDTRPIVAKVRVESPSLCAVTCTYQGDQMKQSSLHKVLSRVPMSSQHISMEFSHQSQEVLPTNPVNGDSYIACSTSSALMPSAPMVPPSLESNVTLQPVSSLSSSLVNGLLPDAGGNTEKKEENFPAAILSPATSQHR; the protein is encoded by the exons ATGAGCAGTTGTGCACTATCACTAGCTCCAGATTCAAATCGAACAGTTGAGACCGCTAACG tTGATGTCGGAACCGGAATCCCGGCTGCCGACACCTGGGCGAGTCCCTCCAGGATCGACTTCT GGATCTCTTCCGTTCACCATTCGTATGCTTCGCCTAGTCTTACAACTCAG ATGATGCCGTCACCTATTCTGCAATCTGGAATTTTGTCACCTGTCTCGACTCAATCGCCACTAAGTCATCAGATGCTCTCTCCTCAACAGAAGCCTCAAG CTCCATCAGTCGGACCAGCTGTTCAACCGCAGCAACTGCAAGATGTGCGACGGCAAGGTATAATACTTGGACAAGAGCAAATACGCGGACAGTTCTCTCATATCGTCACTACAGTGTCTTCAAATAAGAGAACTAACGAAATGGGCAGACAAATTCAGA GTGTCCCAAACTCACCTGCGTCGTTGGCAATTTCAACTCCACCTCAGTCTGTACAG GTACGGCACAGCAGTTTGGATGCTCAACTCTCCCCAGGATCTAGCAGTGCTGGCAATCCTTCACCGTCATACTCAAATCACTCCTCGCCATCGGTCATTCAGATTCACAATGGACATGGACCTACT GGATCGTATGTACAAAGTTCGAGTATGCATTCACACACTGGGCCTTCGCTAACTCGCTATTCGTCTCTGCCGAATCAGGAACAAATGCAACACCATGTCGCGATAGGTTCTGTGTCCAGTTCAACCAAACAAATTTTCCAG CATGAAGTTCAGTCGAGACCGGTTCATCAGGTTTCCATACCTGCAACCTCTGTTCCACAG AGATCTTTAACGGCACAAACCCCGCAAGCACCTTCTCTGCTCCAACAGCAGCTGAGTGTCCGTCCAGCTCGC TCAAATGCGACGGTCACCAGCGGGCAGCCAAATGTAGTGATACATCAGCAACCGCTTCCGCAGATTCCTTCTTCCCAGCAGAACGGACAACAATCAAAG CCAAAACCGATTCCATCTCAAGAATCTCTGTCTCGTCAACTCCAGTCTACATCGAACCAACAACATGTCGTTATGGGTCTGCTCCATGGCGCTCAGTTGCAG CAACAACAGTCCGAGGGTGTCGCCGGTACCTATGCCGGAGCAACGGTTTCGAATCCTCACGTCCGACAG ATCTTGGCAAATCGAACCTCTCAAACCATGGCTGGCCCTTCTTCTTCTGCAGGTCAACAG GGTTCTATGCAATCACACACCTTATCGCCTCCGAGAATGTCGCCGTCAGCTCTTCAACAGCAG GTTGTTGTTCCCCATGGTATACTTCCATCTCAGGCGAATTTACCATTGCGGAGCGTCCTTGCTGCTCAACAGCAACAGTTAACACAGCAACAGCTGTTGCAACAACaaagacaacaacaacaacaagttaGTGTACAACAGGCATCTTCACAGCAACCACTACGATTG AGTGGTCGAGTTGTTGGAACTGCTTCGGGTGCGCTTGCCACATTATACGATATGGACAAATCAGCTACATCGTTGACGAATAAAGATGCTTATCGCATTTTAAAGAGACGATTTAAGTATCTCGTCTAT GAGAATGAATGCTATCAAGAGGAGTTGCGAAATTTGCAAaggaaacttttaaaattatcgcgagataaaaattttttactcGACCGTTTGGGGCAATTTGAGAAGTTTTCTGATAGCTCTGATGAGGATTCTGATGCCAGTCACAAGACATGTGATGAGAAACCGAAACCGAAAAA GCGAATTCGCCCTGCGCAACGGAAGCGCGCCGCTGATGATGGTCCGGAAGGATCAAATGCTGCAAAGCGTTGcactgaagaaaatattgctaGCAGCCCCAGTCCATCTGAGTCTCCAGTAATGGACCCGCGGTCTAGCGTGTGTGGATCTACTGCTGGATCTCAGTCTTCTTCCCATTCATAT AGACAAGTAATGAACCCGGCTACGTCATCCTACGAAAAGATGCCGGGACTCGGATCTGTGCCCCCCAGTGGGCCATCGTTTACGGTTTCTCAAAGTCAAGGCATGCTCCAAATGGGATCTTCTGGTGTGCAATCTCAACAACCTCAACAGATTCTGCGTTCTACTCTAGCACGGGTGGTTCCTTCAACAGTTCTTGCTCAACAATCTCATTCTACTCAGCCGTATACCTCGTCGAGCAGGCATGCTGTAGATACAAGGCCGATAGTTGCTAAAGTTCGAG TTGAATCACCATCGCTATGCGCGGTAACCTGTACTTATCAAGGTGACCAGATGAAACAGTCATCTTTGCACAAGGTGCTCTCCCGAGTTCCCATGAGTTCCCAACATATATCGATGGAATTTTCTCATCAGTCACAAGAGGTGCTTCCCACCAACCCGGTTAATGGCGACAGTTACATTG CTTGCTCAACTAGCAGTGCTTTAATGCCATCCGCACCTATGGTTCCGCCTTCACTTGAATCAAACGTTACTTTGCAACCTG tatCTTCTTTGTCTTCTTCCTTAGTGAATGGCTTGTTGCCTGATGCAGGTGGCAACACtgagaagaaggaggaaaatttCCCTGCCGCTATCCTATCTCCGGCCACTTCGCAACATCGGTGA
- a CDS encoding hypothetical protein (NECATOR_CHRIII.G10749.T2), translating into MSSCALSLAPDSNRTVETANVDVGTGIPAADTWASPSRIDFWISSVHHSYASPSLTTQMMPSPILQSGILSPVSTQSPLSHQMLSPQQKPQGAPSVGPAVQPQQLQDVRRQGIILGQEQIRGQFSHIVTTVSSNKRTNEMGRQIQSVPNSPASLAISTPPQSVQVRHSSLDAQLSPGSSSAGNPSPSYSNHSSPSVIQIHNGHGPTGSYVQSSSMHSHTGPSLTRYSSLPNQEQMQHHVAIGSVSSSTKQIFQHEVQSRPVHQVSIPATSVPQRSLTAQTPQAPSLLQQQLSVRPARSNATVTSGQPNVVIHQQPLPQIPSSQQNGQQSKPKPIPSQESLSRQLQSTSNQQHVVMGLLHGAQLQQQQSEGVAGTYAGATVSNPHVRQILANRTSQTMAGPSSSAGQQGSMQSHTLSPPRMSPSALQQQVVVPHGILPSQANLPLRSVLAAQQQQLTQQQLLQQQRQQQQQVSVQQASSQQPLRLSGRVVGTASGALATLYDMDKSATSLTNKDAYRILKRRFKYLVYENECYQEELRNLQRKLLKLSRDKNFLLDRLGQFEKFSDSSDEDSDASHKTCDEKPKPKKRIRPAQRKRAADDGPEGSNAAKRCTEENIASSPSPSESPVMDPRSSVCGSTAGSQSSSHSYRQVMNPATSSYEKMPGLGSVPPSGPSFTVSQSQGMLQMGSSGVQSQQPQQILRSTLARVVPSTVLAQQSHSTQPYTSSSRHAVDTRPIVAKVRVESPSLCAVTCTYQGDQMKQSSLHKVLSRVPMSSQHISMEFSHQSQEVLPTNPVNGDSYIACSTSSALMPSAPMVPPSLESNVTLQPVSSLSSSLVNGLLPDAGGNTEKKEENFPAAILSPATSQHR; encoded by the exons ATGAGCAGTTGTGCACTATCACTAGCTCCAGATTCAAATCGAACAGTTGAGACCGCTAACG tTGATGTCGGAACCGGAATCCCGGCTGCCGACACCTGGGCGAGTCCCTCCAGGATCGACTTCT GGATCTCTTCCGTTCACCATTCGTATGCTTCGCCTAGTCTTACAACTCAG ATGATGCCGTCACCTATTCTGCAATCTGGAATTTTGTCACCTGTCTCGACTCAATCGCCACTAAGTCATCAGATGCTCTCTCCTCAACAGAAGCCTCAAGGTG CTCCATCAGTCGGACCAGCTGTTCAACCGCAGCAACTGCAAGATGTGCGACGGCAAGGTATAATACTTGGACAAGAGCAAATACGCGGACAGTTCTCTCATATCGTCACTACAGTGTCTTCAAATAAGAGAACTAACGAAATGGGCAGACAAATTCAGA GTGTCCCAAACTCACCTGCGTCGTTGGCAATTTCAACTCCACCTCAGTCTGTACAG GTACGGCACAGCAGTTTGGATGCTCAACTCTCCCCAGGATCTAGCAGTGCTGGCAATCCTTCACCGTCATACTCAAATCACTCCTCGCCATCGGTCATTCAGATTCACAATGGACATGGACCTACT GGATCGTATGTACAAAGTTCGAGTATGCATTCACACACTGGGCCTTCGCTAACTCGCTATTCGTCTCTGCCGAATCAGGAACAAATGCAACACCATGTCGCGATAGGTTCTGTGTCCAGTTCAACCAAACAAATTTTCCAG CATGAAGTTCAGTCGAGACCGGTTCATCAGGTTTCCATACCTGCAACCTCTGTTCCACAG AGATCTTTAACGGCACAAACCCCGCAAGCACCTTCTCTGCTCCAACAGCAGCTGAGTGTCCGTCCAGCTCGC TCAAATGCGACGGTCACCAGCGGGCAGCCAAATGTAGTGATACATCAGCAACCGCTTCCGCAGATTCCTTCTTCCCAGCAGAACGGACAACAATCAAAG CCAAAACCGATTCCATCTCAAGAATCTCTGTCTCGTCAACTCCAGTCTACATCGAACCAACAACATGTCGTTATGGGTCTGCTCCATGGCGCTCAGTTGCAG CAACAACAGTCCGAGGGTGTCGCCGGTACCTATGCCGGAGCAACGGTTTCGAATCCTCACGTCCGACAG ATCTTGGCAAATCGAACCTCTCAAACCATGGCTGGCCCTTCTTCTTCTGCAGGTCAACAG GGTTCTATGCAATCACACACCTTATCGCCTCCGAGAATGTCGCCGTCAGCTCTTCAACAGCAG GTTGTTGTTCCCCATGGTATACTTCCATCTCAGGCGAATTTACCATTGCGGAGCGTCCTTGCTGCTCAACAGCAACAGTTAACACAGCAACAGCTGTTGCAACAACaaagacaacaacaacaacaagttaGTGTACAACAGGCATCTTCACAGCAACCACTACGATTG AGTGGTCGAGTTGTTGGAACTGCTTCGGGTGCGCTTGCCACATTATACGATATGGACAAATCAGCTACATCGTTGACGAATAAAGATGCTTATCGCATTTTAAAGAGACGATTTAAGTATCTCGTCTAT GAGAATGAATGCTATCAAGAGGAGTTGCGAAATTTGCAAaggaaacttttaaaattatcgcgagataaaaattttttactcGACCGTTTGGGGCAATTTGAGAAGTTTTCTGATAGCTCTGATGAGGATTCTGATGCCAGTCACAAGACATGTGATGAGAAACCGAAACCGAAAAA GCGAATTCGCCCTGCGCAACGGAAGCGCGCCGCTGATGATGGTCCGGAAGGATCAAATGCTGCAAAGCGTTGcactgaagaaaatattgctaGCAGCCCCAGTCCATCTGAGTCTCCAGTAATGGACCCGCGGTCTAGCGTGTGTGGATCTACTGCTGGATCTCAGTCTTCTTCCCATTCATAT AGACAAGTAATGAACCCGGCTACGTCATCCTACGAAAAGATGCCGGGACTCGGATCTGTGCCCCCCAGTGGGCCATCGTTTACGGTTTCTCAAAGTCAAGGCATGCTCCAAATGGGATCTTCTGGTGTGCAATCTCAACAACCTCAACAGATTCTGCGTTCTACTCTAGCACGGGTGGTTCCTTCAACAGTTCTTGCTCAACAATCTCATTCTACTCAGCCGTATACCTCGTCGAGCAGGCATGCTGTAGATACAAGGCCGATAGTTGCTAAAGTTCGAG TTGAATCACCATCGCTATGCGCGGTAACCTGTACTTATCAAGGTGACCAGATGAAACAGTCATCTTTGCACAAGGTGCTCTCCCGAGTTCCCATGAGTTCCCAACATATATCGATGGAATTTTCTCATCAGTCACAAGAGGTGCTTCCCACCAACCCGGTTAATGGCGACAGTTACATTG CTTGCTCAACTAGCAGTGCTTTAATGCCATCCGCACCTATGGTTCCGCCTTCACTTGAATCAAACGTTACTTTGCAACCTG tatCTTCTTTGTCTTCTTCCTTAGTGAATGGCTTGTTGCCTGATGCAGGTGGCAACACtgagaagaaggaggaaaatttCCCTGCCGCTATCCTATCTCCGGCCACTTCGCAACATCGGTGA
- a CDS encoding hypothetical protein (NECATOR_CHRIII.G10749.T1): protein MSEPESRLPTPGRVPPGSTSVGALPPLTLPQPRLDPLAGISSVHHSYASPSLTTQMMPSPILQSGILSPVSTQSPLSHQMLSPQQKPQGAPSVGPAVQPQQLQDVRRQGIILGQEQIRGQFSHIVTTVSSNKRTNEMGRQIQSVPNSPASLAISTPPQSVQVRHSSLDAQLSPGSSSAGNPSPSYSNHSSPSVIQIHNGHGPTGSYVQSSSMHSHTGPSLTRYSSLPNQEQMQHHVAIGSVSSSTKQIFQHEVQSRPVHQVSIPATSVPQRSLTAQTPQAPSLLQQQLSVRPARSNATVTSGQPNVVIHQQPLPQIPSSQQNGQQSKPKPIPSQESLSRQLQSTSNQQHVVMGLLHGAQLQQQQSEGVAGTYAGATVSNPHVRQILANRTSQTMAGPSSSAGQQGSMQSHTLSPPRMSPSALQQQVVVPHGILPSQANLPLRSVLAAQQQQLTQQQLLQQQRQQQQQVSVQQASSQQPLRLSGRVVGTASGALATLYDMDKSATSLTNKDAYRILKRRFKYLVYENECYQEELRNLQRKLLKLSRDKNFLLDRLGQFEKFSDSSDEDSDASHKTCDEKPKPKKRIRPAQRKRAADDGPEGSNAAKRCTEENIASSPSPSESPVMDPRSSVCGSTAGSQSSSHSYRQVMNPATSSYEKMPGLGSVPPSGPSFTVSQSQGMLQMGSSGVQSQQPQQILRSTLARVVPSTVLAQQSHSTQPYTSSSRHAVDTRPIVAKVRVESPSLCAVTCTYQGDQMKQSSLHKVLSRVPMSSQHISMEFSHQSQEVLPTNPVNGDSYIACSTSSALMPSAPMVPPSLESNVTLQPVSSLSSSLVNGLLPDAGGNTEKKEENFPAAILSPATSQHR from the exons ATGTCGGAACCGGAATCCCGGCTGCCGACACCTGGGCGAGTCCCTCCAGGATCGACTTCTGTTGGTGCACTTCCCCCTTTGACTTTACCTCAACCTCGCCTTGATCCTCTTGCAGGGATCTCTTCCGTTCACCATTCGTATGCTTCGCCTAGTCTTACAACTCAG ATGATGCCGTCACCTATTCTGCAATCTGGAATTTTGTCACCTGTCTCGACTCAATCGCCACTAAGTCATCAGATGCTCTCTCCTCAACAGAAGCCTCAAGGTG CTCCATCAGTCGGACCAGCTGTTCAACCGCAGCAACTGCAAGATGTGCGACGGCAAGGTATAATACTTGGACAAGAGCAAATACGCGGACAGTTCTCTCATATCGTCACTACAGTGTCTTCAAATAAGAGAACTAACGAAATGGGCAGACAAATTCAGA GTGTCCCAAACTCACCTGCGTCGTTGGCAATTTCAACTCCACCTCAGTCTGTACAG GTACGGCACAGCAGTTTGGATGCTCAACTCTCCCCAGGATCTAGCAGTGCTGGCAATCCTTCACCGTCATACTCAAATCACTCCTCGCCATCGGTCATTCAGATTCACAATGGACATGGACCTACT GGATCGTATGTACAAAGTTCGAGTATGCATTCACACACTGGGCCTTCGCTAACTCGCTATTCGTCTCTGCCGAATCAGGAACAAATGCAACACCATGTCGCGATAGGTTCTGTGTCCAGTTCAACCAAACAAATTTTCCAG CATGAAGTTCAGTCGAGACCGGTTCATCAGGTTTCCATACCTGCAACCTCTGTTCCACAG AGATCTTTAACGGCACAAACCCCGCAAGCACCTTCTCTGCTCCAACAGCAGCTGAGTGTCCGTCCAGCTCGC TCAAATGCGACGGTCACCAGCGGGCAGCCAAATGTAGTGATACATCAGCAACCGCTTCCGCAGATTCCTTCTTCCCAGCAGAACGGACAACAATCAAAG CCAAAACCGATTCCATCTCAAGAATCTCTGTCTCGTCAACTCCAGTCTACATCGAACCAACAACATGTCGTTATGGGTCTGCTCCATGGCGCTCAGTTGCAG CAACAACAGTCCGAGGGTGTCGCCGGTACCTATGCCGGAGCAACGGTTTCGAATCCTCACGTCCGACAG ATCTTGGCAAATCGAACCTCTCAAACCATGGCTGGCCCTTCTTCTTCTGCAGGTCAACAG GGTTCTATGCAATCACACACCTTATCGCCTCCGAGAATGTCGCCGTCAGCTCTTCAACAGCAG GTTGTTGTTCCCCATGGTATACTTCCATCTCAGGCGAATTTACCATTGCGGAGCGTCCTTGCTGCTCAACAGCAACAGTTAACACAGCAACAGCTGTTGCAACAACaaagacaacaacaacaacaagttaGTGTACAACAGGCATCTTCACAGCAACCACTACGATTG AGTGGTCGAGTTGTTGGAACTGCTTCGGGTGCGCTTGCCACATTATACGATATGGACAAATCAGCTACATCGTTGACGAATAAAGATGCTTATCGCATTTTAAAGAGACGATTTAAGTATCTCGTCTAT GAGAATGAATGCTATCAAGAGGAGTTGCGAAATTTGCAAaggaaacttttaaaattatcgcgagataaaaattttttactcGACCGTTTGGGGCAATTTGAGAAGTTTTCTGATAGCTCTGATGAGGATTCTGATGCCAGTCACAAGACATGTGATGAGAAACCGAAACCGAAAAA GCGAATTCGCCCTGCGCAACGGAAGCGCGCCGCTGATGATGGTCCGGAAGGATCAAATGCTGCAAAGCGTTGcactgaagaaaatattgctaGCAGCCCCAGTCCATCTGAGTCTCCAGTAATGGACCCGCGGTCTAGCGTGTGTGGATCTACTGCTGGATCTCAGTCTTCTTCCCATTCATAT AGACAAGTAATGAACCCGGCTACGTCATCCTACGAAAAGATGCCGGGACTCGGATCTGTGCCCCCCAGTGGGCCATCGTTTACGGTTTCTCAAAGTCAAGGCATGCTCCAAATGGGATCTTCTGGTGTGCAATCTCAACAACCTCAACAGATTCTGCGTTCTACTCTAGCACGGGTGGTTCCTTCAACAGTTCTTGCTCAACAATCTCATTCTACTCAGCCGTATACCTCGTCGAGCAGGCATGCTGTAGATACAAGGCCGATAGTTGCTAAAGTTCGAG TTGAATCACCATCGCTATGCGCGGTAACCTGTACTTATCAAGGTGACCAGATGAAACAGTCATCTTTGCACAAGGTGCTCTCCCGAGTTCCCATGAGTTCCCAACATATATCGATGGAATTTTCTCATCAGTCACAAGAGGTGCTTCCCACCAACCCGGTTAATGGCGACAGTTACATTG CTTGCTCAACTAGCAGTGCTTTAATGCCATCCGCACCTATGGTTCCGCCTTCACTTGAATCAAACGTTACTTTGCAACCTG tatCTTCTTTGTCTTCTTCCTTAGTGAATGGCTTGTTGCCTGATGCAGGTGGCAACACtgagaagaaggaggaaaatttCCCTGCCGCTATCCTATCTCCGGCCACTTCGCAACATCGGTGA
- a CDS encoding hypothetical protein (NECATOR_CHRIII.G10748.T1): protein MVYGSLIEKVLTLSKVCNMLLTFVLKLPLTVVCNEYSLSWPQNVPVTVFSRNISSVFLVQSLPHELYNTTCPFIQSNRAYVALLSTLALDNTPRVQHATKLTILGSLHEKVKECSS from the coding sequence ATGGTCTACGGTTCACTTATTGAAAAAGTTCTCACGCTTTCAAAGGTATGTAACATGTTGTTGACTTTTGTGTTGAAACTGCCTCTTACGGTTGTGTGTAATGAGTATTCGCTATCATGGCCTCAGAATGTGCCGGTGACCGTTTTTTCTCGGAACatatcttctgtttttctcgTGCAAAGTCTGCCTCATGAGTTGTACAATACCACGTGTCCATTCATTCAATCCAACCGTGCGTACGTCGCCTTATTGAGCACTTTGGCGCTGGATAATACACCTCGAGTGCAGCAtgccacaaaattgacgatcttgggatctcttcacgaaAAGGTTAAAGAATGTAGCTCATGA
- a CDS encoding hypothetical protein (NECATOR_CHRIII.G10747.T2): MAPSPAKKIPDMFFRALKRKGDVATLATTDTQCEKRTKTEENETQKENATVSTGFCLYSLLTDKHWRSILKEEFNKKYMHEIESFLRSQYARKVPVFPPSEEIFSAFNLTSAHGLSFSVKKGVPPPPSLKNIYKELSNDIPGFLIPNHGFLEKWATQGVFMLNATLTVESGKANSHEKIGWQKFTDKVICLISSMTEGVVFLLWGGFAHKKEGLIDRKKHAVIKTAHPSPLSASKWFGCRCFSRANVELVRMGREPIDWTSLTFFL, translated from the exons ATGGCACCATCACCTGCGAAGAAGATTCCAGACATGTTTTTTCGTGCTCTTAAGAGGAAAGGAGACGTAGCTACACTTGCTACTACAGATACACAGTgtgaaaagagaacgaaaacagaagaaaacgag acgcaaaaagaaaatgccaCTGTCAGTACAGGTTTCTGTTTGTACAGTCTTTTGACGGACAAGCACTGGCGTAGCATTCTGAAAGAAGAATTTAACAAGAAGTACATGCACGAAATCGAATCATTTCTCCGCAGTCAGTATGCTCGG AAGGTTCCCGTTTTCCCCCcaagtgaagaaattttctctgcTTTCAATCTCACATCG GCTCATGGGCTCTCGTTTTCTGTGAAGAAGGGTGTACCTCCGCCCCCTTCCTTGAAAAACATCTATAAG GAGCTAAGCAATGATATTCCGGGATTTCTCATTCCTAATCATGGGTTCTTGGAAAAGTGGGCCACCCAGGGAGTCTTTATGCTCAATGCCACATTGACAGTCGA GTCTGGAAAAGCGAATTCACATGAAAAGATTGGCTGGCAAAAGTTTACGGACAAAGTAATCTGCCTGATTTCCTCAATGACCGAAGGAGTCGTATTTCTTTTATGGGGTGGATTTGCTCACAAGAAGGAAGGCCTCATTGATAGGAAGAAACACGCTGTAATCAAG ACCGCTCATCCTTCTCCGCTGAGTGCTAGTAAATGGTTCGGATGCAGGTGCTTCTCGAGAGCTAACGTCGAATTGGTCCGAATGGGCCGCGAACCTATTGACTGGACTTCCTT GACGTTCTTTCTTTGA
- a CDS encoding hypothetical protein (NECATOR_CHRIII.G10747.T1), whose protein sequence is MAPSPAKKIPDMFFRALKRKGDVATLATTDTQCEKRTKTEENEAHGLSFSVKKGVPPPPSLKNIYKELSNDIPGFLIPNHGFLEKWATQGVFMLNATLTVESGKANSHEKIGWQKFTDKVICLISSMTEGVVFLLWGGFAHKKEGLIDRKKHAVIKTAHPSPLSASKWFGCRCFSRANVELVRMGREPIDWTSL, encoded by the exons ATGGCACCATCACCTGCGAAGAAGATTCCAGACATGTTTTTTCGTGCTCTTAAGAGGAAAGGAGACGTAGCTACACTTGCTACTACAGATACACAGTgtgaaaagagaacgaaaacagaagaaaacgag GCTCATGGGCTCTCGTTTTCTGTGAAGAAGGGTGTACCTCCGCCCCCTTCCTTGAAAAACATCTATAAG GAGCTAAGCAATGATATTCCGGGATTTCTCATTCCTAATCATGGGTTCTTGGAAAAGTGGGCCACCCAGGGAGTCTTTATGCTCAATGCCACATTGACAGTCGA GTCTGGAAAAGCGAATTCACATGAAAAGATTGGCTGGCAAAAGTTTACGGACAAAGTAATCTGCCTGATTTCCTCAATGACCGAAGGAGTCGTATTTCTTTTATGGGGTGGATTTGCTCACAAGAAGGAAGGCCTCATTGATAGGAAGAAACACGCTGTAATCAAG ACCGCTCATCCTTCTCCGCTGAGTGCTAGTAAATGGTTCGGATGCAGGTGCTTCTCGAGAGCTAACGTCGAATTGGTCCGAATGGGCCGCGAACCTATTGACTGGACTTCCTTGTAG